The genomic region GTTGGGTCGGGTATGAGGCATATTTTGGCGATCAGTGCTGGAGATGCCTTAAGTACGGGTGAGTTTATCAGGGGGCATGAATCCCGAGTCTCCCATCATCCTCAATCCTACTCTACCGCTCGGTCTGACGGTGACCCAGGTGATGCTACCGTTGTTCAGGCCGAGACGCAGCCACCCCTCCGGAGGAAACTGCAGCGCTCTGGAAGAGTCAACAAACACCTGTTTTAGGCGGGTGGTTCAAACCGGCAGCGACAAAACCAATCAACCATACATGGTCTATCGTGTGTGTGACATCTTTCGAGTGGGTGTTAACGCAATAGAATTACACATGGCAACatgcgtgtctgtttgtgtgtacagccACATACCTGCACACGAAGTAGCGAATGACATTAGCGTGACAGACGATAATCTCGTAGCTGTCCTCAGTCTGCTTGGCGTCAGCGCGGTGGATGTAGCGGCGGAAAGCTGCCTCGATGCGAGCTCCGTCCTCGTGGTACTACAGGAAGCGCCAAACAGAGTCAGAACGTCTCTACCTTCCAGAAGTAGTCCTCACGAAGCCTTGACGACACAACAGGTGTCAACGCTTAGAAAATGTGAAATTGTTAACAAATTATCGAGGCACTTGGTGGTCAATGAGTGGTCTGTAGGCTTATTTACCAGGCACAATGCAAAAAAACCCACATCCAAGCTGTTATGCAGGCACGGTTCAACAACAATACATATAATTTATtaacaaacacatgcaaacaatcTGTTACTGAACTATTTCGAAAGCAGCCAGAGGTCTCACCACGCAGTCTGGTTTCCAGGAAATGGGTGGTACTGGCTCAATGGGAGCGCCCTCTCTTAACAGGTCACAGCTTACCAGATCCACATCTAATGCAAAGCCAAGAGGGACAGAGTGGTCATTATCATCCTGAATGGTGGGGCTATTCTGCACAAACAACAGTAATTAAAGATCAGAGATCCTTTCTAACCTGGCAGGTGTTTGCTTATAATGTTGGCAGTTTCTGTGGCACGGGTCATCGTTGAGTGGATCAAAACATCATACTTCAGCCCCAGGGCAGCCAATCGCTGGCCTGTAAACTCGGCTTGCTCCCGGCCTGACAAAACAATATAATCATTAGTTTATTAGTTTGAACTTTAACCTCTGTTGTTGCCTTGACGCTTGACAGAGCCCATACCTAAAGGAGTTAGGACCCTTTCCTTGTCAACTGTCCCGTTCAGATTGTACTGAGAGTGACGGATTAAGAAGATGTGTCGAGTAGCTTTGGGTTTGTTATTCTCCAATTCTGTTATCGGTTCATCGTTGGTAATCTCTTTGCTGTTCCTTCTCTTCTTTCCATTTGTGAGTGACAAGGGGTCACGCCTGTAACACATTAGTCAACATTAACGGGGTTCTGCTCTTTGCACAGCATTGAGACTGGGGGCGCGACATAAAGCTTAATGGACATTGTAACATTTGCATTTGGCGTTGAGGCTACTATGTGGAGCGCAGAGATGCTTGCCATACAGCGTGCTTTAAAAAGAAATAATTTACCTATCCCAATTATTGTCCCAGGTAGTCCTACTGTAGTCCTGGCCTGTTGACCAAGACTGAGGTTGTGCTGCTTGAAGAACTGCGAGGGCAGTCCAGATCTTCGAACTTTCAGCGTGGCTTGGTCTTTCCAGATATCCTTTCGATTCTGCCATTGCCACAAGAAGCGCAGAACCGCCCGCTAGCCCACACATTAGCTTTGTTACTCTTCTGAAAGACATCCTTGCCAGAAAAACGACAACAACCCAAGATTAGAAAATCCCGATGCAGCTTCTTTATCGCCGGCGTATTAGTGGACATGTAAATAATGTTTTATGACAAAACAGATTCTATGTCAGAGGCGCTCGTGTACTTCTTCCTGCCTCCTTCGTCTTTAGAATAAGCAAGTACGGCGTCAGGGAGGGACAAAACTACGTTTTCCAAAAACAATGCCTTACTCATATTCACCCGAAGGTGTCAGCAAAAAGCTTTCGTTAGAGTAAGAGTTGATGTAAAGATTGTGACATGGTTACAATCTTTGGGCGATAATCGCCCATAAAAAATCTCTCAAAAGGAATTAGGGCTCAGTACAAATTTGTGAACTATTTACTAATTCGTTTGTTTTGTTCTATCCTTATTTTTGAAAGCTTTGCTTTTTATCTGTTTTAGCTATTTGAAATAGAGGGCATTTTCTCTCCACCGGGGCAGTAATCGGCGTTCGCGGAGAGACAAAACATGTTGACCCATCCAGTGAACATTTCTATGGCAACGTGGGAGCTTCATTGAGAAGGATCATGGGAAGTGATTCTGGAGTTGTTGAAGCAGAGGGAAATTCGAAATAATGTAATATTACTCTGTAAAAACAATGAATTGTCCGCCAAACTGTTGCATTAGTTGTAAGTATGAATGGAATTCCAATTAATGAAGGGTTTCACAATGTGATAACACAGTTCGTTATGCGACAGTACTGTTTTAGCCAACCGGCTAACGTACGCTAGGCTAGCAGAAAACGCTAACGTTAGCAGCAAACTATTTACATGTGACATGAATTTTTCACACTTACAATCTCAGCACTTATATGCTGCATGAATGGAAAACAGACAGCCGTCTTTGGTTGTTCCCTAAATACAATACTGCTCTTAAATACCTGCCTCCTTCGAAACCCTGGACCTTTGCTATCATAGATTATGTTGACCGTCTACTGATTGTTATTGGCCAGTGATGAAAACAGGATGGAGCTGCAGTTGGAGGTTGTGTTATCGTCTTGCATTAAACGGAAGAAACCATGGCCGCGGTTCTGTTGGCTGGGTTTGGTAAGGATTATCCCCGATGCTGTATAGTTATCTAGCATCTCATGTTATCATGTCAGGTAAACACATTGATTGACTACCATCCTTATCCACAGGAGAAGGAGTCGGTTTTCTTACTGGATGACAGGCGGATAAGCGAGATCAACATGATCTCTGGTCGCA from Osmerus mordax isolate fOsmMor3 chromosome 14, fOsmMor3.pri, whole genome shotgun sequence harbors:
- the LOC136956215 gene encoding serine/threonine-protein phosphatase PGAM5, mitochondrial-like, whose translation is MSFRRVTKLMCGLAGGSALLVAMAESKGYLERPSHAESSKIWTALAVLQAAQPQSWSTGQDYSRTTWDNNWDRRDPLSLTNGKKRRNSKEITNDEPITELENNKPKATRHIFLIRHSQYNLNGTVDKERVLTPLGREQAEFTGQRLAALGLKYDVLIHSTMTRATETANIISKHLPDVDLVSCDLLREGAPIEPVPPISWKPDCVYHEDGARIEAAFRRYIHRADAKQTEDSYEIIVCHANVIRYFVCRALQFPPEGWLRLGLNNGSITWVTVRPSGRVGLRMMGDSGFMPPDKLTRT